Below is a window of Allomuricauda ruestringensis DSM 13258 DNA.
TAATCGCCCGTAACAAAAATTGATGTTGCTCTGGCATAATTTGTTCCATCGGTTAGTAAATGTGGAACATCATTGACCCATATTTTGGCAATGCTCTTGTTATCGGTGCTTTCATATCCAGCAATAAAAGCATTGCCATTATTTATGACTAGGTCAAGTGCCAAGTTGGTATTGATGCCGTCCGATAAATCTTGGACATTACCATTTTTCCATAACTTGGCGGTATAAGCATTTTCGTCAGTCCCATAACCTACTGCATAGATATCATCATCATAAACTTTTACCGAAGATAGCCTTGTGTCGGATGAATTATCGGTCAAATTATTGACTTCGCCATTCTTCCAATATTTCGCAATATAGTTTTCTGACTCCTTGTCCAATTCAGAACCTGATATGAATACATCACCTTTATAAATATCCATAGAATTTGCATAGGCATTGCTAGATCCATCCGTAAGTTCGGTTATAGAGCCATTTGTCCAGATGCTTGCTGTATAATCTGTAGTTTTATAATGGTTAACCGTAACAAAAACACTGGGTTCTACTGTGATTTCTGCGGAAGCTTGGGATTCATTAACAGAAACGGTAATATTTGCCGTACCCGCTCCTACGGCCTTTACATTTCCGCTTTCATCAACAATGGCCACATCTTCATTATCACTGCTCCATGTGACCTGATTTTCTCCTGCTCCGGATACGGTTAATTGTTCAGCGTCTGAGGTGTGAAGCTCTAAAGATGATTTATTAAGTTCAAGATTAATTGGGGCATTGACAATAAAACTATCTGTACTGGTAGTTGCATTCCCATTTACCGTAACCGATATTTTTGAAGTGGAAGCACCATCAGGAACCGAAGTTTTTAATTCCGTTTCGGAAGCTTGGGTTACTATTGCTGTAACATTACCAAATTTAACTACGTTCTCGGAAGTTATAGTGCTGAAATTTTTCCCTGTAATGGTCACTTCAGTGCCAACAGTTCCAGATTTTGGCGTAAACGCTGTTATCGAAGGTAATGCTTCGGACGAAGGACCATCATCCTTGCTACAGTTCACAATGATTGAAAGGGTGCAAAGAAGTAGTATTGCATTCGAAAGAATTTTTTTCATGATAAAAATTTTGATTCGAGTGCAAGTAATTGCAAAAAGAGCGGAATCCGTCTGCCCAATTGATGGATGCCTTATATGAATTGACGAAAGGGGATTTTTCTAGAAATAAGCATAGTAATACGCCCAATACATCAAAAAGAACTGAAGGGGAATCCGAAGAATCAAAATCCATTTGGGAATACCAGCGGATGCTTTTTCGCCGGAAAGCATGTAAAAATGCACGGACAGAAATGCTGCCAGCATCAAAATTATTCCAAATGTGCTCAGTTTTCGGGTAGCTTCAAAGCATACTCCAATACCCAATAGGATTTCAGCAATACCACTTATATATACCAAAAGTTTATGGTTGGGCAAGTACAGCGGCATAATGCGCATGTACATTTTTGGCTTTATAAAGTGCATTAAACCTGCAACTATATACATTCCGGCCATTAGGTAAAGGTGCCACGGAGTTTCCATAAGGCCAAAAATAAAAAAGGCAGACCATAAGGCCTGCCTTTACCGTATATATTTTTTTGAATTTATTTAATCATATCATAGCTTCTCGCAATAAAATTGGTAAGCTCTTCGCCTTTTAGCAAACCTTTGGAGAGGCGAGCCAAATCCAAAGATTGATTGATCAACCTTTCCCGTTTTTTTGCGGTCTTGGTATTCAAGATCTCGCTGACCAACTCGTGATTGGTGTTTACGATAAGATTGTACATATCCGGCATATTGCCCATACCGAACATACCGCCGCCGCCAGTTTGTTGCATTTCCTTCATTCTACGCATAAACTCTGGCTCGGTAATAATGAAGGGCGATGCACTACTTTCCATGGCCTCCATTTGAATAGTATACCCCTTATCGGAAACTACTTTTTCCAAATCCGCCTTGAGGCGGTCTTTTTCTTCATCGGACAATTTGGAAATGGCCGTGTCCTCTTTTTTGATGAGGTTGTCCACATGATCGGCATCTACCCTAACAAACGATAGGTCTTCTTTAGAAGTTTCCAATTTTTGCATCAAGTGCGGTACAATTGGGGAATCCAATAGGAGCACTTCGTATCCCTTTTTCTTGGCCGCTTCAATATAACTATGTTGCGCTTCTTTGTTGGAAGCATACAACACCACCAATTTATCATCCTTATCGGTTTGGTTGTCCTTAATTTTGGCTTCCAATTCTTCGAAAGTGTAGAAGTCGCCATCAACCGATGGGTAAAGCGCAAACTTATCCGCCTTGTCAAAGAATTTATCTTCGGAAAGCATCCCGTACTCTATCACCACTTTAATGTCGTTCCACTTCTGTTCAAAATCCTCGCGGTTGTTTTTAAAGAGCGAAGTCAATTTATCGGCCACTTTTCTGGTGATGTAGGAAGAAATTTTCTTCACCGCACCATCAGCCTGTAAATAGGACCTGGATACGTTCAAAGGAATGTCGGGAGAATCGATTACACCTTTTAACATCGTCAAGAATTCAGGAACAATGCCTTCCACATTATCGGTAACGAACACTTGGTTCTGGTACAACTGAATTTTATCCTTTTGTATGCTAAGGTCGTTCGTCAACTTTGGGAAATATAGGATACCCGTTAAGTTGAACGGATAATCCACGTTCAAGTGAATATGGAACAAGGGTTCCTCGAATTGCATGGGGTACAACTCCCTATAAAAGCTTTTGTAATCTTCCTCCTTTAAATCCGTAGGTTGCTTGGTCCACGCTGGGTTTGGGTTGTTGATGATGTCATCTACCTCTTTGGTAGGCGCCGGTTCTTCTTCTTTGGCACCTTCTGGTTTGGGAAGGGTTTCCGTTTTTGTTCCAAATTTGATTGGAATGGGCATGAACTTGTTGTATTTGGTCAAAAGTTCACGGATTCTCGCATCTTCCAAAAATTCTGTGGAATCCTCAGCTATGTGAAGTATAATCTCGGTACCTCTTTCTGTCTTGTTGCTAGGTTCAATGGAAAATTCGGGAGATCCGTCACAGCTCCAATGCACCGCAGGTGCTTTTTGGTGACTTTTTGTAATGATTTCCACTTTCTCCGCAACCATAAAGGCGGAATAGAAACCAAGACCAAAATGCCCAATGATACCAGCATCTTTACCGGCATCCTTGTATTTGTCCAAAAATTCCTCGGCGCCGGAAAAAGCCACTTCGTTAATGTACTTTTTCACTTCCTCCTCGGTCATACCAATACCTTGGTCTATAATATGGATGCGTTTGTTGTCCTTGTCCACCTTAACCTCGATTATAGGGTTCCCGTATTCCACTTTCGTTTCCCCAATGGATGTAAGGTGCTTTAGTTTTAAGGTTGCATCTGTAGCATTGGAAATAAGTTCCCTCAAGAAAATTTCGTGGTCACTATACAGAAATTTTTTGATCAAAGGAAAAATGTTCTCTACTGAAACATTGATTTTACCTGTAGCCATCGTTTTGTTTTTTATTCTTCTTTACCCCCTTTTCCAGTCAAAAAAAATACCAGAACGTTAAATATGACAAACTGACATTTAACTACCATGTTAATGTCAATAGATGAATTTTAACATAATTTTGTTTATTTTTAATGCAAAAAGATTAAACAAAAATTGTATATTTACAGAGTTATAGGGTAAGAATTGCTATGAACTAGTAACAGTAACACTATAACAAGTTTGTTTATTTATTGGTTAGGTTGTGAAAATGCACTTTCGAACGAAAGTGCATTTTCTTTAAAAGTTTGATTGTGCGACCTCGCCATTTTTTAATCTTTCAAAAAAATACCAAAATGGCAAATACTAGTAAATCCAAGATTACCGAAGATAAAATTATAAGCTTGTTCATGGACTCTGTACTGGAACACGAAAAGGTGCCAAGCTCAGTATTCAAATTCTGTAAAGAGCATAAAATAAAAGAAGAGGAGTTTTATGGATTATTTGGCTCGTTTGAATCGCTTAAGCAATCCATTTGGAACAAATTTTTTGACAACAGTTACGGAGTAATGCAGAAGAATAAACAATATGCTTCCATGACAAATGAGGAGAAGATGCTTACTTTTTTCTTCACCTTTTTTGAGAATTTGACCTTGAACAGGAGTTATGTGCTATTTATAATGAAAGAAAACAAGTACTCCTTGGAAGGATTGGGCCAATTAAAAGAATTACGGAAAAAATTCAAAGATTTTGCGTCCACACTTATTGAAGAGCGAAACGAGGAAAGAAACTTCAAAGTCCTTAAATATAATGCACCGCTGTTCTCGGAAGGTGCTTGGTTGCAGTTTTTGTTCATTTTAAAATTCTGGATGGAAGACGGTTCCCCTGGCTTGGAAAAAACGGACATCGCCATCGAAAAGTCAGTAACCACCATTTTTCAAATATTTGAAAGTACGCCACTGGAAAAAATAGTGGACTTTGGAAAATTCCTCTACAAGGAAAAATTTGTATAAGACCCATGAAAAGATTGGATACCATTCCCACTGGAAAAATAGAACGAGCTGGAAAACTCGTCAAAACTGGCGTTAAGATAGGCGGCAATTACGTTAAATACTATGGCAAAAAACTGGTCGACCCACAGACCAACCGTGATACATTGAATCAAGACAATGCAGAGGATATTTATGATGGCCTAAAGAGTTTGAAGGGAAGTGCCCTAAAGGTGGCACAAATGCTCAGTATGGAAAAGAACTTGCTTCCCCGTGCCTACGTGGAAAAATTCTCCCTGTCCCAATTTTCGGTTCCGCCGTTGTCCGCTCCCTTGGTTCGTAAAACTTTCAAAAAGTATTTGGGGAAGTATCCAGAGGATGTTTTTGATGGGTTTGAAAAGGACTCCGTCAACGCAGCTAGCATAGGACAGGTGCACCGTGCCAACAAGGATGGTAAAAAACTGGCAGTAAAAATTCAATATCCAGGAGTTGCCGAAAGCATTAGCAGCGATTTGGCCTTGGTAAAGCCAGTGGCCATTAAAATGTTCAATTTAAAAGGGAAGGATTCCGAAAAATATTTCAAGGAAGTAGAGCACAAATTAGTGGAAGAGACCAACTATATTTTGGAACTGGAGCAAAGTGATGAAATTACCACCGCTTGCACGGTTATTCCGAACATGCAGTTTCCAAAATACTACCGAGAGCTATCCAGTGAGCGCATCTTGACCATGGATTGGATGGAAGGAATCCATTTGGGGGAATTTACCCAAACTGATTTCGATGCCGATTTGGGCAACAAATTAGGGCAGGCTCTTTGGGATTTTTATATGTTCCAAATCCATAAATTGAGAAGGGTACATGCCGACCCACATCCGGGAAACTTTTTGGTGAGCTCCGAAGGCAGTTTGATTGCCATTGATTTTGGTTGCATAAAAGAAATACCTGAAGAATTCTATGTGCCTTATTTTGAACTGGCCAAAGAGGAAAACATCAATAATGATGAGGTGTTTATGGAGAAACTGTACGAACTGGAAATCCTGACATCCACCGATTCTGAAGAAGAACTGCAATTTTTTAAGGCCTTGTTCAAAGAAATGCTCACCATTTTTACCTCACCCTTTCATAGAGAAACATTTGATTTTGGCCATGAAGGTTTTTGGGCCAAGATTGCGAACCTTAGCGAACGGTATTCTAAAGATGAACAAATTCGAAAAATGAACGGAAATCGTGGTTCCAAACACTTTTTGTACATAAATCGCACGTTTTTTGGACTTTATAACTTGTTGCACGATTTAAGGGCCAAGGTAGAGGTGAACCATTTTGAAAAGTATATGAACTAATTTCCTTAATAAATATCCAGTTCTTGGGATATATTTTTTACTTTTCCATTAATTAGCCAAGGATTTTTTAAAGATTCAATATTAAGCACTTTATAATGTATAACTCAAGAATATCAGGATTGGGATTTTACGTCCCTGAAAATGTGGTCACTAACGACGATTTGTCCAAAGTGATGGACACGAATGACGAATGGATTCAAGAACGGACCGGTATAAAGGAAAGGCGCCATGTTGTAAAAGGTACCGATACCACCACATCCATGGGGGTAAAAGCGGCCAAAAAAGCAATTGAACGTGCCGGCATTGATAAGGATGAAATAGATTTCATTGTTTTTGCCACACTGAGCCCCGATTATTACTTTCCTGGCCCCGGGGTTTTGGTACAACGCGATTTGGGATTAAAAAGAACTATAGGGGCACTCGATGTTCGAAACCAATGTTCTGGTTTTGTCTACGGAATTTCCGTTGCTGATCAATACATAAAAAGTGGTATGTACAAAAATGTACTTGTTATCGGTTCCGAACTACATTCTCATGGTTTGGATATGACAACAAGAGGTAGGGGCGTATCCGTAATTTTTGGAGATGGTGCAGGAGCTGCCGTATTGACCCGCGAAGAAGATGCTTCAAAAGGAATTCTTTCCACCCATTTACATTCCGAAGGGCAACATGCCGAAGAACTTTCCTTGATTGCGCCCGGAATGGGCAAAAGATGGGTGAACGATATTATTGCAGATGCAGACCCCGAGGATACTTCGTATTACCCTTATATGAACGGGCAATTTGTGTTTAAAAATGCTGTGGTCCGCTTTAGTGAGGTAATTATGGAGGGTTTAAGCAAGAATAATTTATCTCCAACAGATATTGATATGCTGATTCCGCATCAGGCCAACTTGCGGATTTCACAATTCATCCAAAAGAAATTTGGGTTGAAGGACGACCAAGTGTACAACAACATTATGAAATACGGAAACACCACGGCCGCATCCATACCCATTGCTTTAACAGAGGCATGGGAAGCTGAAAAAATCAAAGAAGGAGATTTGGTAGTGCTTGCCGCCTTTGGTAGTGGCTTTACTTGGGGCAGCGTGATTATTCGGTGGTAGACGATATCGTTACAATAAAAAATAAGTATAAAATAAAACCCCGATCCTTTAGGATCGGGGTTTTTGATCAATGCCCCCACAAGATAACCAACCAACACTCAATATGAGGCATCAATACATTTTATAAGATTCCACCACCGCCTTGTTTGGTGTTGCTATCCCTTCTTTTACGTGACTTAGCACGGTTTTTTCCACTTCCAAATCGGTACGATAGTCCAACATATACATTATTGCTCTCCCAGTTAAAAGCACCTTCTTGCGCATAGGGATAATCACCTTCAAAGGCGAAGCGCATTGTGTTGAAAATATCGTTGTAGTTAAAGCTAAGGGTGCCTTTGCCTTCGGCAAAGCTGTAGCGTGCGCCCAAATTCACAAAATACATGGGTTGTGCATCAAACTGTATGCTTTTGTTTCGTCCGCGGTAAAAACCAAAAGCTTGCAGCGTCAATTTTTTGGTTACGGTGAAGCTATTGTTCATCCTAAGGTTCCAAGCCGTGTTGTCGACCTCCACTCTTTCTTCAACAATATCGTCCTCGCTTGGGTTGGGGTCCGTGGAATTCAACGTTTCCGTAATACCTCTTTGCGTCTGCGAAAAAAGGTCAAAACTGCCGTTAATGTTCCACCATTTAATGGGCTTGTAGTTTGTGGATAACTCTACCCCGTAGGCGGAGGTTTTATCAAAGTTGTCAAAAGTCAGGATGGTCTTGTTTAGATCCAAACGGTCGATATAAATGGCCCTATTGATTTCGTCGGAAATACTTCTGTAAAAAACACCGCCCGTAACACTACCATTTTTGATTCTTTTGGTGTAATTGGCTTCATAAGAGCTTGTAAACTGGGGAACCAAATTTGGGTTACCAAAGGAAGATATCAAAGGGGTGGCAAACTCTCGAATTGGGTTTACTTGTTGCAGTCCCGGTCTGTCCACACGTCTGCTATAACTAATTTGTATCTGGTCTTTTTCGTTAGGTTTGTAGGTAACGAATGCGGAGGGATATATTTCGGTATACTTGTCAGTGAAGGAACGTACCGCATTGGTATCCGCTTTTACCTGCACATCCTCTACTCGAACACCCATTTGATAGGACCATTTCTCATAGGACTGTCCAAAAGTGGCGTAAGCGGAATAGATATCCATGTCGTATACAAATTTGGTGGATGGTGTCGGCACCAAGTTTCCTTCGGAATTGAAAGTTTGACCCGTGGAGGAATAATCCACCTTGGTCTCAAAATTTCTGGATTGCAATCCCACTTCCAACTTGGAAATACTGTCCAGCGGATTCACGTAATCTAAATTGGCCGTTGTTTGGGTACGTTCAGTATCCACAAAATCCATATAATCCGGATAGGTAGATGCTCCTATGGAGCTAAAATCGGCATCTTGTTCGCTTTCAAACTGGTTGTGGTCCACTTCCAGCTCTATGTTGTGCCCTTCCTTGTTAAAGTCCAGTTTATAGTCAAAATTGTATTGCTCGCTACGGTTGTTGGAGTCGTCAAAGAACAATTGGGTCACATTTCTGGATGGATTGTTGAAATACGAAACCTGAGTTTTACCATCTCCTTCTCCTTCATAAATATTTTGATTGGTAAAGAAGGATATGGTGTTTTTGTCATTCAGATAGAAATCGACCCCCACTTTATAGAGATGGGATTTGTTGTTATTGAAGAAGTCAAACTTTTGACGGGAGTTTTCCCTGATTCGAAGAATGCTTCCGTCGTTGACCCATTTACCGATATTGTTTCCGTAATTTCCATAAAAGTTGAATTTTCCATTGCGGTAGTTCAAATCGATAGAGCTATTGAATTTGGCCTCGATACCTTTGGTAAGACCCATGTTCACATTTCCGTTGAAGCCAATATTTGCATTCTTGTGCAAAACAATATTGATGATGCCGCTCATCCCTTCGGGATTATACTTGGCAGACGGATTGGTGATCAGTTCTATGGATTTTATGGATGTGGACGGAATTTGCTTGAGCAATTGTGCTACGGGCACGTTGGACAACTTTCCATCGACCATGACCCGCACATTGGAATTTCCACGTAGCGTAATATCGCCAGTTTGGGAATCCACATTTACGGACGGAATGTTGTTCATAATATCCGATGCCGAAGCACCTGCGGTCGTAAGGTCTTTTCCTACATTGATTACCTTTCGGTCCACACGTTGTTCTATGGTGGTTCGTTCGGCCACCACCTCAACGCCTTCCAGTTCCTTGGTCTCTTCCTCCAAGGTTACGGTTCCCAAGTTCAGGTTCCGTTTTCCTTTGGCTATCTCTAGTTTTTGGGAGTAGGTTTTGTAGCCGATAAACTGTACTTCAAAAGTAAAAGTACCGTCGGGGAGCTTTTTAATTTCAAACTCACCCTCTTCGGTAGTAATGCTACCGGTAATGGTCTCGGTGCCATCTTCGGATTTGATGACCACTGCTGCATAAGCTACCGGTTGGTTGGAAATGTTGTCCACAACCTTTCCGTTAACGGAGCCTAAAGCCGTGCCGGGGTCGTTTGCTAAAGAAATTGAAGGAAATACAGTGCACAAGAATAGTGCAAAAAGAATGCTCACATGTCTCATGAGTTGTTCGTTTTTTGATTGATGATTCGATTGATTGATGTTACTTTTAAGACGCTCGATACTGAAGAATGTTACAGAAGAAAATTATTTTAACATTCCTTAACATAAAATATGGTGGCTTTGCCCATTTTTGTAAGGTATTCTGGATTGTAGGGTCAATTGTGGCAAGTCTATAAAAGAAGAAACCCCGGCAAAAATACCGGGGTTATACATTGATAAGCTATACTAAACACTAACCATTAACTATAAAAATACAGTCTTACCAATGACAATATAATATATGAATAATAGACGAGTTTTCCTTTTAAAAGTTACAGTCTATATTAAAGTTTAACACAAAAATTAACAAATGTCAAAAACACTTGTCGTAGGGGCTTCTACAAACCCAGGAAGATACAGCAACACAGCAATTCGTAGGCTGGTTGACAATAATATTGAAACAACCGCATTTGGGATACGTGGGGGAACTGTATCTGGAGTGCAAATTAAAGACAACTTGGTTGATTTTCAAAATATTGATACCGTAACTTTATATTTAAGCCCCAAAAACCAAAAGGAATATTATCAACAGGTAGTGGACCTTAAACCAAAACGGGTGATTTTTAATCCGGGCACCGAAAACCCCGAGTTCTACAAAATCCTTGAAAATGCTGGGATAGCCGTGGAG
It encodes the following:
- a CDS encoding TetR family transcriptional regulator C-terminal domain-containing protein, whose translation is MANTSKSKITEDKIISLFMDSVLEHEKVPSSVFKFCKEHKIKEEEFYGLFGSFESLKQSIWNKFFDNSYGVMQKNKQYASMTNEEKMLTFFFTFFENLTLNRSYVLFIMKENKYSLEGLGQLKELRKKFKDFASTLIEERNEERNFKVLKYNAPLFSEGAWLQFLFILKFWMEDGSPGLEKTDIAIEKSVTTIFQIFESTPLEKIVDFGKFLYKEKFV
- a CDS encoding CoA-binding protein, with protein sequence MSKTLVVGASTNPGRYSNTAIRRLVDNNIETTAFGIRGGTVSGVQIKDNLVDFQNIDTVTLYLSPKNQKEYYQQVVDLKPKRVIFNPGTENPEFYKILENAGIAVEVSCTLVLLATGQY
- the htpG gene encoding molecular chaperone HtpG, whose protein sequence is MATGKINVSVENIFPLIKKFLYSDHEIFLRELISNATDATLKLKHLTSIGETKVEYGNPIIEVKVDKDNKRIHIIDQGIGMTEEEVKKYINEVAFSGAEEFLDKYKDAGKDAGIIGHFGLGFYSAFMVAEKVEIITKSHQKAPAVHWSCDGSPEFSIEPSNKTERGTEIILHIAEDSTEFLEDARIRELLTKYNKFMPIPIKFGTKTETLPKPEGAKEEEPAPTKEVDDIINNPNPAWTKQPTDLKEEDYKSFYRELYPMQFEEPLFHIHLNVDYPFNLTGILYFPKLTNDLSIQKDKIQLYQNQVFVTDNVEGIVPEFLTMLKGVIDSPDIPLNVSRSYLQADGAVKKISSYITRKVADKLTSLFKNNREDFEQKWNDIKVVIEYGMLSEDKFFDKADKFALYPSVDGDFYTFEELEAKIKDNQTDKDDKLVVLYASNKEAQHSYIEAAKKKGYEVLLLDSPIVPHLMQKLETSKEDLSFVRVDADHVDNLIKKEDTAISKLSDEEKDRLKADLEKVVSDKGYTIQMEAMESSASPFIITEPEFMRRMKEMQQTGGGGMFGMGNMPDMYNLIVNTNHELVSEILNTKTAKKRERLINQSLDLARLSKGLLKGEELTNFIARSYDMIK
- a CDS encoding MauE/DoxX family redox-associated membrane protein; this translates as METPWHLYLMAGMYIVAGLMHFIKPKMYMRIMPLYLPNHKLLVYISGIAEILLGIGVCFEATRKLSTFGIILMLAAFLSVHFYMLSGEKASAGIPKWILILRIPLQFFLMYWAYYYAYF
- a CDS encoding 3-oxoacyl-ACP synthase III family protein; its protein translation is MYNSRISGLGFYVPENVVTNDDLSKVMDTNDEWIQERTGIKERRHVVKGTDTTTSMGVKAAKKAIERAGIDKDEIDFIVFATLSPDYYFPGPGVLVQRDLGLKRTIGALDVRNQCSGFVYGISVADQYIKSGMYKNVLVIGSELHSHGLDMTTRGRGVSVIFGDGAGAAVLTREEDASKGILSTHLHSEGQHAEELSLIAPGMGKRWVNDIIADADPEDTSYYPYMNGQFVFKNAVVRFSEVIMEGLSKNNLSPTDIDMLIPHQANLRISQFIQKKFGLKDDQVYNNIMKYGNTTAASIPIALTEAWEAEKIKEGDLVVLAAFGSGFTWGSVIIRW
- a CDS encoding outer membrane beta-barrel family protein — its product is MRHVSILFALFLCTVFPSISLANDPGTALGSVNGKVVDNISNQPVAYAAVVIKSEDGTETITGSITTEEGEFEIKKLPDGTFTFEVQFIGYKTYSQKLEIAKGKRNLNLGTVTLEEETKELEGVEVVAERTTIEQRVDRKVINVGKDLTTAGASASDIMNNIPSVNVDSQTGDITLRGNSNVRVMVDGKLSNVPVAQLLKQIPSTSIKSIELITNPSAKYNPEGMSGIINIVLHKNANIGFNGNVNMGLTKGIEAKFNSSIDLNYRNGKFNFYGNYGNNIGKWVNDGSILRIRENSRQKFDFFNNNKSHLYKVGVDFYLNDKNTISFFTNQNIYEGEGDGKTQVSYFNNPSRNVTQLFFDDSNNRSEQYNFDYKLDFNKEGHNIELEVDHNQFESEQDADFSSIGASTYPDYMDFVDTERTQTTANLDYVNPLDSISKLEVGLQSRNFETKVDYSSTGQTFNSEGNLVPTPSTKFVYDMDIYSAYATFGQSYEKWSYQMGVRVEDVQVKADTNAVRSFTDKYTEIYPSAFVTYKPNEKDQIQISYSRRVDRPGLQQVNPIREFATPLISSFGNPNLVPQFTSSYEANYTKRIKNGSVTGGVFYRSISDEINRAIYIDRLDLNKTILTFDNFDKTSAYGVELSTNYKPIKWWNINGSFDLFSQTQRGITETLNSTDPNPSEDDIVEERVEVDNTAWNLRMNNSFTVTKKLTLQAFGFYRGRNKSIQFDAQPMYFVNLGARYSFAEGKGTLSFNYNDIFNTMRFAFEGDYPYAQEGAFNWESNNVYVGLSYRFGSGKNRAKSRKRRDSNTKQGGGGIL
- a CDS encoding ABC1 kinase family protein, whose amino-acid sequence is MKRLDTIPTGKIERAGKLVKTGVKIGGNYVKYYGKKLVDPQTNRDTLNQDNAEDIYDGLKSLKGSALKVAQMLSMEKNLLPRAYVEKFSLSQFSVPPLSAPLVRKTFKKYLGKYPEDVFDGFEKDSVNAASIGQVHRANKDGKKLAVKIQYPGVAESISSDLALVKPVAIKMFNLKGKDSEKYFKEVEHKLVEETNYILELEQSDEITTACTVIPNMQFPKYYRELSSERILTMDWMEGIHLGEFTQTDFDADLGNKLGQALWDFYMFQIHKLRRVHADPHPGNFLVSSEGSLIAIDFGCIKEIPEEFYVPYFELAKEENINNDEVFMEKLYELEILTSTDSEEELQFFKALFKEMLTIFTSPFHRETFDFGHEGFWAKIANLSERYSKDEQIRKMNGNRGSKHFLYINRTFFGLYNLLHDLRAKVEVNHFEKYMN
- a CDS encoding Ig-like domain-containing protein yields the protein MKKILSNAILLLCTLSIIVNCSKDDGPSSEALPSITAFTPKSGTVGTEVTITGKNFSTITSENVVKFGNVTAIVTQASETELKTSVPDGASTSKISVTVNGNATTSTDSFIVNAPINLELNKSSLELHTSDAEQLTVSGAGENQVTWSSDNEDVAIVDESGNVKAVGAGTANITVSVNESQASAEITVEPSVFVTVNHYKTTDYTASIWTNGSITELTDGSSNAYANSMDIYKGDVFISGSELDKESENYIAKYWKNGEVNNLTDNSSDTRLSSVKVYDDDIYAVGYGTDENAYTAKLWKNGNVQDLSDGINTNLALDLVINNGNAFIAGYESTDNKSIAKIWVNDVPHLLTDGTNYARATSIFVTGDYIYATGYDNNIATLWKSGTPTPLTEEGSMSFAYSVFVDGTDVYVGGSEYGEEGKYIAKIWKNGVPIDLTDGTFNAKVNSVFVYNGDIYAVGYENTIVNDEEINVAKLWVNGTPTILAGTDYSTYAVSVVVK